A DNA window from Balneolaceae bacterium contains the following coding sequences:
- a CDS encoding class I fructose-bisphosphate aldolase, translating to MALAAKSIEELLGKEADDLLGHECETIPSENLHLPGPDYVDRVCYHSDRNARVLRSLQTLFGHGRLAGTGYLSILPVDQGIEHSGGASFAPNPGGFDPEHLVKLAIEGGCNAIASTFGVLGSIARRYAHRIPFIVKLNHNELMTLPNHYDQIMFGSVERAFDMGAVAVGATIYYGSEESSRQIQEVAEAFERAHELGMATILWCYTRNSGFKVDGTDYHASADLTGQANHLGATIQADIIKQKQATNNGGYKALNNNNGSYGKYDERMYSELTTDHPIDLTRYQVANCYMGRAGLINSGGASGKNDFQQAVRTAVVNKRAGGMGMISGRKAFQRPMEEGVKLLNFIQDVYLDENITVA from the coding sequence ATGGCACTAGCTGCGAAAAGCATTGAAGAGTTACTGGGCAAGGAAGCGGATGACCTGCTCGGCCACGAGTGCGAGACCATCCCCAGCGAGAATCTTCACCTGCCCGGCCCCGACTACGTCGACCGGGTCTGCTATCACTCCGACCGCAACGCCCGGGTGCTTCGCAGCCTGCAGACCCTCTTCGGCCACGGGCGGCTCGCGGGCACCGGCTACCTCTCCATCCTGCCGGTGGACCAGGGCATTGAGCACTCCGGCGGCGCCTCTTTCGCACCCAACCCCGGGGGTTTTGATCCCGAGCACCTGGTAAAATTGGCCATTGAAGGGGGATGCAACGCCATTGCCTCCACCTTCGGCGTGCTGGGATCCATCGCGCGCCGCTATGCCCACAGGATTCCCTTCATCGTCAAGCTCAACCACAACGAGCTGATGACCCTCCCCAACCACTACGACCAGATCATGTTCGGTTCGGTGGAGCGCGCCTTTGACATGGGCGCGGTCGCTGTAGGCGCGACCATCTACTACGGCTCGGAGGAGTCGAGCCGGCAGATCCAGGAGGTGGCCGAGGCCTTCGAGCGTGCCCATGAGCTGGGCATGGCCACCATCCTCTGGTGCTATACCCGTAACTCCGGATTCAAGGTGGACGGCACCGACTACCACGCTTCGGCCGACCTGACCGGGCAGGCCAACCACCTGGGGGCGACCATCCAGGCCGACATCATCAAGCAGAAGCAGGCCACCAACAACGGCGGTTACAAGGCCCTCAACAACAATAACGGCTCCTACGGGAAATACGACGAGCGCATGTACAGCGAGCTGACCACCGACCATCCCATCGACCTGACCCGCTACCAGGTGGCCAACTGCTATATGGGACGCGCCGGGCTGATCAACTCCGGCGGAGCCAGCGGAAAGAACGACTTCCAGCAGGCGGTGCGTACGGCCGTTGTCAACAAGCGCGCCGGCGGCATGGGCATGATCAGCGGCCGCAAGGCCTTCCAGCGTCCCATGGAAGAAGGCGTCAAGCTGCTCAACTTTATACAGGACGTCTACCTGGACGAGAATATTACCGTTGCGTAA
- a CDS encoding type II toxin-antitoxin system VapC family toxin, protein MTCLLDTHTLICSLLWPDKLPGKVVSSLEDQGNAILVSAISFWEISLKYSLGKLDLQGIYPHEIPHHAGEAGFGLLHLSPEEASTYHELPGTWHGDPFDRMLIWQAMRQDMVLVTGDADIWKYRQEGLKLLW, encoded by the coding sequence ATGACCTGCCTGCTCGACACCCACACCTTGATCTGCTCACTCCTGTGGCCGGACAAATTGCCTGGCAAGGTGGTTTCTTCCCTGGAGGATCAAGGCAATGCAATACTGGTCAGTGCAATCAGCTTTTGGGAGATATCCCTGAAATACTCGCTCGGCAAACTGGATCTGCAGGGAATCTATCCGCATGAAATTCCCCATCACGCAGGTGAAGCCGGTTTCGGGTTATTGCATCTCTCACCGGAGGAGGCATCAACATACCATGAGTTGCCTGGAACCTGGCACGGAGATCCCTTCGACCGGATGCTTATCTGGCAAGCCATGCGACAGGACATGGTGCTTGTAACAGGTGACGCAGATATTTGGAAATACCGGCAGGAAGGCCTGAAACTTCTTTGGTAG
- a CDS encoding lysylphosphatidylglycerol synthase transmembrane domain-containing protein, with protein sequence MSKDQQHIQEDPKRYFSKKYLLLSIGLSVAGMGLVIYLTYTPGVLEHLKPKRLPGLFIALAVSILRLAFSAAKIRYLSEKMLGWMASLRVMLSWEFTSSVTPSIIGGAPMATYALTKEGYKLGQSTAIILYSVLLDQLWFALAVPILLVAGLYYEVIPSNIGMVGEVSMLLLYAGLLSYAGLMAYGVLRNPSAIKKVVCTVFRLPLLRRWRDKVVEEAEHLVKYSDELREKPASFLLKAFSLSTMSWLCRVALPTIVVLSLLPANEILSVLRSLAMNLAFLIMPTPGGSGGVEGLFALFQGPLIDRKAFIGLAVFLWRIISYYISIGLGMMATTWYINRSVVDNHADGEEGDGMADGLNAGESV encoded by the coding sequence CTGAGCAAAGACCAGCAACATATTCAGGAGGACCCCAAAAGGTATTTCTCCAAGAAATACCTGCTTCTCTCCATCGGACTCAGTGTGGCGGGCATGGGCCTTGTCATCTACCTCACCTACACGCCCGGGGTCCTTGAGCACCTGAAACCCAAACGGCTGCCCGGCCTGTTCATCGCGCTGGCGGTCTCCATATTGCGGCTGGCTTTTTCAGCGGCCAAGATCCGCTATCTCTCCGAGAAGATGCTGGGCTGGATGGCGTCCCTGCGGGTGATGCTGAGCTGGGAATTCACCTCTTCGGTGACGCCTTCCATCATCGGCGGGGCGCCCATGGCCACCTACGCCCTCACCAAGGAGGGTTACAAGCTGGGACAGTCCACCGCCATTATCCTCTACAGCGTGCTGCTGGACCAGCTCTGGTTCGCCCTTGCCGTACCCATCCTGCTGGTGGCCGGCCTCTACTACGAGGTCATTCCCTCCAACATCGGAATGGTGGGCGAAGTATCCATGCTGCTGCTTTATGCCGGACTGCTCTCCTATGCCGGACTGATGGCCTACGGGGTGCTGCGCAATCCCAGCGCCATCAAGAAGGTGGTGTGCACGGTTTTCCGGCTGCCGCTGCTGCGCCGCTGGCGCGACAAGGTGGTGGAGGAGGCCGAGCACCTGGTGAAGTACTCCGACGAGCTGCGGGAGAAGCCCGCCAGCTTTCTGCTGAAAGCTTTTTCCCTCTCCACCATGTCATGGCTTTGCCGCGTGGCCCTGCCCACCATTGTGGTGCTTAGCCTGCTGCCCGCAAACGAGATCCTCTCGGTGCTGCGCAGCCTGGCCATGAACCTGGCCTTCCTCATCATGCCCACGCCCGGCGGCAGCGGCGGGGTGGAGGGCCTCTTCGCGCTTTTCCAGGGGCCGCTAATCGACCGTAAGGCCTTCATCGGGCTGGCCGTGTTTCTCTGGCGCATTATCAGCTACTACATCAGCATCGGTCTGGGCATGATGGCCACCACCTGGTACATCAACCGTTCCGTGGTGGATAACCATGCAGACGGGGAGGAGGGCGACGGCATGGCCGATGGCCTCAACGCCGGCGAATCAGTCTGA
- a CDS encoding Lrp/AsnC family transcriptional regulator, with translation MSQGLDEIDVMILNHLQEHGRAQRNKLSEIVHLSVPSVSERMRKLEDNELISGYHAVLDARKFNFDITAFVFVEVDGSDNYPKFVEQVTGEPEVLECHSITGDGSHVLKIRTKNTASFEKLLSRIQSWSGVTRSRSNVVLSSFKETRKLPIENTIEAK, from the coding sequence ATGAGCCAGGGACTCGACGAAATTGACGTAATGATTCTGAACCACCTCCAGGAGCACGGGCGTGCCCAGCGCAACAAGTTGTCCGAGATCGTGCACCTCTCCGTGCCCTCCGTATCGGAGCGCATGCGCAAGCTGGAGGACAACGAGCTGATCTCCGGCTACCACGCGGTGCTGGACGCCCGCAAGTTCAATTTCGACATCACCGCCTTCGTATTCGTGGAGGTGGACGGTTCGGACAACTACCCCAAATTCGTGGAGCAGGTGACCGGCGAGCCTGAGGTCCTGGAGTGCCACTCCATTACCGGGGACGGCTCCCACGTCCTGAAGATCCGGACCAAGAACACCGCCTCCTTTGAGAAACTCCTCTCGCGCATTCAGTCCTGGAGCGGGGTCACACGGAGCCGTTCCAACGTGGTGCTGAGCAGCTTCAAGGAGACCCGGAAACTTCCCATCGAAAATACCATTGAAGCCAAGTAG
- the dusB gene encoding tRNA dihydrouridine synthase DusB: MNIGPIDLGEKPLLLAPMEDVTDSPFRQICRSRGASIVYTEFISSEALVRDSDIAMKKMDFSEEERPFGVQIFGSRGEAMEGAAQLAESNNPDLVDINFGCPVHKIVKKGAGAGCLKDLELMERMAGSVVDAVASKPVTVKTRLGWDDDTIRIREVALMLQKLGIKALAVHARTRCQKYKGDARWDWLKKLKDTPGLEIPIIGNGDVTSPEDAKRMFDETGVDGVMIGRGAIGNPWIFDRTRHYLETGELLPEPTIDERIELCAEQLRRSVKHHGEYYGVVIMKKHYGQYLKGVRNSRQLRAAIMEESDMEPILDLLYTFRDEEMYAEAS; encoded by the coding sequence ATGAACATCGGTCCCATCGACCTGGGCGAAAAGCCCCTGCTGCTGGCTCCCATGGAGGACGTCACCGACTCCCCCTTCCGGCAGATTTGCCGGAGCCGGGGTGCCAGTATCGTTTACACCGAATTTATCAGTTCCGAGGCCCTGGTAAGGGACTCCGACATCGCCATGAAGAAAATGGACTTTTCGGAGGAGGAGCGTCCTTTCGGCGTGCAGATTTTCGGGAGCCGCGGGGAGGCCATGGAGGGCGCGGCGCAGCTGGCTGAGAGCAACAACCCCGACCTGGTGGATATCAACTTCGGGTGTCCGGTCCACAAAATCGTCAAGAAGGGGGCGGGCGCCGGCTGCCTGAAAGACCTGGAGCTGATGGAGCGCATGGCCGGCTCGGTGGTGGACGCCGTGGCATCGAAGCCCGTCACCGTAAAAACACGCCTGGGCTGGGATGACGACACCATCCGCATCCGGGAGGTGGCTCTCATGCTGCAGAAGCTGGGAATCAAGGCGCTGGCCGTGCACGCGCGCACCCGCTGCCAGAAGTACAAGGGCGACGCCCGGTGGGATTGGCTCAAAAAACTCAAGGACACTCCCGGTCTGGAGATTCCAATCATCGGCAACGGCGACGTGACCTCGCCCGAGGACGCCAAACGGATGTTCGACGAAACAGGCGTGGACGGGGTGATGATCGGCCGCGGCGCTATCGGCAATCCGTGGATCTTCGACCGCACCCGTCACTACCTGGAGACGGGCGAGCTGCTGCCCGAACCCACCATCGACGAGCGCATCGAGCTCTGCGCCGAGCAGCTGCGGCGATCCGTGAAACACCACGGGGAATACTACGGCGTGGTGATCATGAAAAAACACTACGGGCAATATCTGAAGGGCGTGCGCAACAGCCGGCAGCTCCGCGCCGCCATCATGGAGGAGAGCGACATGGAGCCCATACTTGACCTGCTCTACACCTTCCGGGACGAGGAGATGTATGCGGAGGCCTCCTGA
- the serS gene encoding serine--tRNA ligase: MLDINLIREQPDLVREGMKKKGEGPLDLVDQVLEADRNWRDLVQRVDELRNESNVKSKKIGELMGSGEKEKAQEIIAETSRLKEAIKEGEEELKELKSARDGMLLRIPNVPHESVPVGDSEEDNKVFKSWGEPAREEWRRPHWEMAEEEGWIDFERGAKVTGAGFPFYVGPLARLQRALVNYFVNKAVEEGYRELQAPYVVNEDSARGTGQIPDKEDMMYEVPRDELYLIPTAEVPVTNFHRDEIVDEEDLPLRYVAYTPCWRREAGSYGKDVRGLNRLHQFDKVELVKMVHPDAAFDELESLREYAESLLEDLGLSYRTLLMCTGDMGFTQSKKYDLEVWSPGQQRWLEVSSCSNFGGFQARRMQLRYRRTGDGEIRILHTLNGSGLALPRVVAALLEAGQQEDGSVKLPDALIPYYGKATL, encoded by the coding sequence ATGCTCGACATCAACCTCATCCGCGAACAGCCCGATCTCGTCAGGGAGGGCATGAAGAAGAAGGGGGAGGGACCCCTGGACCTGGTAGACCAGGTGCTGGAGGCCGACCGCAACTGGCGCGACCTGGTGCAGCGCGTGGACGAGCTGCGCAACGAGAGCAACGTTAAGTCGAAAAAGATCGGCGAGCTCATGGGCAGCGGCGAGAAGGAGAAGGCCCAGGAGATCATTGCCGAGACCTCCCGCCTCAAGGAGGCGATCAAGGAGGGTGAGGAGGAGCTCAAGGAGCTTAAATCCGCTCGCGACGGGATGCTGCTGCGCATCCCCAACGTGCCGCACGAGTCGGTGCCTGTGGGCGATTCGGAGGAGGACAATAAGGTGTTCAAGAGCTGGGGCGAACCGGCGCGCGAAGAGTGGCGCCGACCCCACTGGGAGATGGCCGAGGAGGAGGGCTGGATCGATTTCGAGCGGGGCGCCAAGGTGACCGGTGCCGGATTCCCCTTTTATGTGGGTCCACTGGCCCGCCTCCAGCGCGCCCTTGTCAACTACTTTGTCAACAAGGCGGTGGAGGAGGGCTACCGTGAGCTGCAGGCCCCCTACGTGGTCAACGAGGATTCGGCCCGTGGCACGGGACAGATCCCCGACAAGGAGGACATGATGTACGAGGTGCCCAGGGACGAGCTTTACCTGATCCCGACGGCCGAGGTGCCGGTGACCAATTTCCATCGCGACGAGATCGTGGACGAGGAGGATCTGCCGCTGCGCTATGTGGCATACACGCCCTGCTGGCGGCGCGAGGCGGGCTCCTACGGGAAGGATGTGCGGGGACTCAACCGCCTCCACCAGTTCGACAAGGTGGAGCTGGTCAAGATGGTGCACCCCGACGCGGCCTTCGACGAGCTGGAGAGCCTGCGCGAGTATGCCGAGTCGCTGCTGGAGGATCTGGGGCTGTCCTACCGCACCCTGCTGATGTGCACCGGCGATATGGGCTTCACGCAGTCCAAGAAATACGACCTGGAGGTGTGGAGCCCGGGCCAGCAGCGCTGGCTGGAGGTGAGTTCCTGCTCCAATTTCGGGGGCTTCCAGGCTCGGCGCATGCAGCTGCGCTACCGGCGGACCGGCGACGGGGAGATCCGCATCCTGCACACACTCAACGGCTCGGGACTGGCCCTGCCGCGGGTGGTGGCGGCGCTGCTGGAGGCGGGCCAGCAGGAGGATGGCAGCGTGAAGCTGCCCGACGCGCTCATTCCCTACTACGGGAAAGCCACGCTGTAA
- the radA gene encoding DNA repair protein RadA codes for MAKSRITYLCDECGHTSTKWLGNCPNCGSWHTFREYKVDRDSGSSGSGSDSHKGKVEGLEEVPPPRLLADIESSDEERFPSNIPELDRVVGGGFVPGSLVLIGGDPGIGKSTLTLQIARANPDLRILYCAGEESAAQIKQRAARLEVDSRKLLVYTDTDVSKVLEEARKMKPDLLVVDSIQTVYRTELSSMAGSVQQVKECAALLQQLAKRRNITTLLIGHVTKEGDIAGPRVLEHMVDTVLQFEGDSNYAYRLLRSVKNRFGPAQEVGVFEMKEKGLVDVLNPSQLFLSDYDASVSGNAVVCTIEGSRSLLIEVQALVTPSNYGVPQRTANGFDQRRLSLLLAVLEKRGGYQFSGQDVYLNVAGGIRLTDTAGDLGVVCALVSSLLDKSLPAETAFIGEVGLGSEIRSVSKLDQRLAEIRKMGFKRAYVPDGQDPKVPDGLKVYPCRVFPEAIKNAL; via the coding sequence GTGGCCAAGTCGCGCATCACATACCTCTGCGACGAGTGCGGGCACACCTCCACCAAGTGGCTGGGCAACTGTCCGAATTGCGGCAGCTGGCACACCTTTCGCGAGTACAAGGTGGATCGCGACAGCGGCAGCTCCGGTTCGGGCTCCGACAGCCACAAGGGCAAGGTGGAGGGTTTGGAGGAGGTCCCGCCCCCGCGCCTCCTGGCCGACATCGAATCGAGCGACGAGGAACGTTTCCCTTCCAACATCCCCGAACTGGACCGCGTGGTGGGCGGGGGCTTCGTGCCCGGCTCCCTGGTGCTTATCGGGGGCGATCCCGGCATCGGCAAGAGCACCCTCACCCTGCAGATCGCCCGCGCCAACCCGGACTTGCGAATTTTATACTGCGCGGGAGAGGAGTCGGCTGCCCAGATCAAGCAGCGGGCGGCGCGCCTGGAGGTGGATTCCAGGAAGCTGCTTGTCTACACCGATACCGATGTGAGCAAGGTGCTGGAGGAGGCCCGCAAGATGAAGCCTGACCTGCTGGTGGTGGACTCCATACAGACGGTCTACCGCACGGAGCTCTCCAGCATGGCGGGAAGCGTGCAGCAGGTCAAGGAGTGCGCCGCCCTGCTGCAGCAGCTCGCCAAGCGAAGGAACATCACCACGCTGCTCATCGGACACGTGACCAAGGAGGGGGACATCGCCGGTCCGCGCGTGCTGGAGCATATGGTGGACACCGTGCTGCAGTTCGAGGGCGACAGCAACTACGCCTACCGTCTGCTGCGCAGCGTGAAAAACCGGTTCGGACCCGCGCAGGAGGTGGGGGTCTTCGAGATGAAGGAGAAGGGGCTGGTGGATGTGCTCAATCCCTCACAGCTGTTCCTGTCGGACTACGACGCCAGCGTGAGCGGCAATGCGGTGGTCTGCACCATCGAGGGCTCGCGCTCCCTGCTCATCGAGGTGCAGGCGCTGGTCACACCCAGCAACTACGGGGTGCCGCAGCGCACGGCCAACGGGTTTGACCAGCGGAGGCTGTCGCTGCTGCTGGCCGTGCTGGAGAAGAGGGGAGGTTACCAGTTCAGCGGGCAGGACGTCTACCTGAACGTGGCGGGCGGGATCCGGCTGACCGACACGGCCGGGGACCTGGGCGTGGTCTGCGCGCTGGTCTCCAGTTTGCTGGATAAGTCCCTGCCGGCCGAAACGGCTTTCATAGGGGAGGTGGGGCTGGGATCGGAGATCCGCTCGGTGAGCAAGCTGGACCAGCGGCTGGCCGAGATCCGCAAGATGGGTTTCAAGCGCGCCTACGTGCCGGACGGACAGGATCCGAAGGTGCCCGACGGGCTCAAAGTATATCCCTGCCGGGTGTTCCCTGAGGCCATAAAAAATGCCCTGTGA